The proteins below are encoded in one region of Delphinus delphis chromosome 4, mDelDel1.2, whole genome shotgun sequence:
- the ANAPC13 gene encoding anaphase-promoting complex subunit 13, whose translation MDSEVQRDGRILDLIDDAWREDKLPYEDVAIPLNELPEPEQDNGGTTESVKEQEMKWTDLALQYLHENVPPIGN comes from the exons ATGGACAGTGAGGTACAGAGAGATGGAAGGATCTTGGATTTGATTGACGATGCTTGGCGAGAAGACAAGCTGCCTTATGAGGATGTTGCAATACCACTG AATGAGCTTCCTGAACCTGAACAGGACAATGGCGGCACCACAGAATCTGTTAAAGAACAAGAAATGAAGTGGACTGACTTGGCCTTACAGTACCTCCATGAGAACGTTCCCCCCATTGGAAACTGA